From a region of the Epinephelus fuscoguttatus linkage group LG21, E.fuscoguttatus.final_Chr_v1 genome:
- the si:ch73-174h16.4 gene encoding leucine-rich repeat-containing protein 14 gives MVLSLVRLCAKEVVSDHSSSPCWLRWVPRELYRPLLEASFTSCRPLAVNELVQRWPERTLRVGGRRKQGQTSPNRLCIQALLLAVVRGLSDQRCALQLLDLCGLQGDEGGTGDPMGGWSLTVALCTMVVQARAGAQRAQRERKRFSALEREKDVKRERGQRKKGKETNVEGNDRESMGSCGTLSEEELAKGVRRRMEAERKTGTAVTGVGGSRKETDEKEVNSDVVVHVRADLFVNARSWERVRGALNTQGPLKLQCRYLRVEEISVSSIKTLLGLLPPQGLLGIDVRYSSLGVAGLAELLPLLSTFPALNSLRLHYCNLDFRRDHAGQEETLRELCQGLTQLRELRRLSLTALRLPGQLRVLLSSLPQPLEILELPYLSLSPADLAYLSCSHHASTLQQLDLSENRLDENTLTSIRRLLSQASTSLQHLSLSGCGLTDSLLRLLLPSLGGCRALKSLALALNPLSIAGLMDLVRMAVRMPSLRQLLYPNPLEDYQPGLPDLPSSAQLLDWPLDEATDINITSSQLNRVLIDSGRSDLFLTCDLLNYDKDLVD, from the exons ATGGTGCTTTCTTTGGTGAGGCTTTGTGCTAAGGAGGTGGTGAGTGACCACAGCTCGTCACCCTGCTGGCTGAGGTGGGTTCCCAGGGAGCTGTACAGACCGCTGCTGGAGGCCTCCTTCACCAGCTGTAGACCGCTGGCTGTGAACGAGCTGGTGCAGAGATGGCCTGAACGCACCCTGCGTGTCGGCGGAAGGAGGAAACAGGGGCAAACTTCGCCAAATCGACTCTGCATCCAGGCTCTGCTACTTGCAGTAGTCAGAGGGCTGTCGGACCAAAG GTGTGCGCTGCAACTTCTTGACCTCTGTGGGCTGCAAGGAGATGAAGGAGGGACGGGAGACCCCATGGGAGGCTGGTCTCTGACTGTAGCTCTGTGCACCATGGTGGTTCAGGCCAGAGCTGGAGCACAGAGggcacagagggagaggaagaggttCTCAGCtctggagagagagaaggatgtgaaaagagagagggggcaGCGGAAGAAGGGAAAGGAAACAAATGTTGAGGGGAATGACAGAGAGAGCATGGGGTCATGTGGGACCCTGAGCGAAGAGGAGCTGGCTAAGGGTGtcaggaggaggatggaggcagagaggaaaacaGGGACTGCAGTGACAGGTGTGGGAGGCAGTAGAAAGGAGACAGATGAAAAAGAAGTAAATAGTGATGTGGTGGTACATGTGAGAGCTGATCTTTTTGTAAACGCTCGATCCTGGGAGCGTGTTCGCGGGGCTCTGAACACACAGGGGCCCCTCAAGCTTCAGTGCAGATATCTACGTGTGGAAGAGATTTCAGTTTCTAGTATCAAGACTCTGCTAGGCCTCCTGCCTCCGCAGGGTCTTCTGGGCATTGATGTCCGCTACAGCAGCCTTGGGGTGGCCGGTTTGGCTGAGCTgctccctctgctctccacctTCCCTGCACTGAACTCTCTTCGCCTGCACTACTGTAACTTGGATTTTCGCAGAGACCACGCTGGCCAGGAAGAGACCCTGAGGGAGTTATGTCAGGGGCTGACACAGCTGCGAGAACTGAGGCGCCTCAGCCTCACTGCGCTGCGCCTGCCTGGACAACTGCGTGTGTTGCTTAG CTCTCTGCCTCAGCCTCTAGAGATACTGGAGCTGCCCTATTTGAGCCTGAGCCCTGCCGACCTCGCCTATCTGTCCTGCAGTCATCATGCTTCCACACTGCAGCAGCTAGATCTAAGTGAGAACCGTCTGGATGAGAACACCCTGACCTCCATTCGCCGCCTCCTCTCCCAGGCTTCTACTAGCCTGCAGCACCTCTCCTTAAGTGGCTGTGGCCTGACTGATAGCCTGCTGAGACTCTTGCTGCCCTCGCTGGGAGGCTGCAGGGCCCTCAAGAGCTTGGCCTTGGCCCTGAACCCACTCTCCATTGCTGGCCTCATGGACCTGGTTAGGATGGCTGTGAGAATGCCCTCTCTCCGTCAGTTACTGTACCCCAACCCCCTTGAGGACTACCAGCCGGGCCTCCCTGACCTGCCCTCAAGTGCTCAGCTTTTAGACTGGCCACtggatgaagccacagacatcAACATTACCAGCAGCCAGCTCAACAGGGTGCTGATAGACAGCGGGCGCTCTGACCTCTTTCTGACATGCGACCTGCTCAATTATGATAAAGACTTGGTGGACTAG